One region of Quercus lobata isolate SW786 chromosome 2, ValleyOak3.0 Primary Assembly, whole genome shotgun sequence genomic DNA includes:
- the LOC115976377 gene encoding long chain base biosynthesis protein 2a-like, whose protein sequence is MITIPYVAALATYFSYGLLFVFGHIRDLFRKITDCFSSNNLQGYAPICLGNEDFYQRRLYQRIRDCFERPIASAPDAWFDLVERFSNDSNKTLKRTTRIRRCLNLGSYSYLGFAAPDEYCTPRVIDSWNKYSPSTCSSRVDGGTTVLHKELEKHVANFLGKQDAIVFGMGYVSNSAILPVLIGKGGLIISDSLNHCSLVNGARGSGATIRVFQHNTPSHLEEVLREQISEGQPRTHRPWKKIIVIVEGIYSMEGDLCKLPEIVAICKKYKAYIYLDEAHSIGAIGKTGRGVCELLGVDPADLDIMMGTFTKSFGSCGGYIAGSKELIQYLKYTCPAHLYATSMSPPAAEQIISAIKVILGEDGTSRGAQKIARVRENSNFFRSELQKMGFEVLGDNDSPVMPIMLYNPAKIPAFSRECLKQNVAVVVVSFPATPLLLARARICLSASHTKEELLKALEVISQVGDLLGIKYFGAEPKKHQQEEKMMKLE, encoded by the exons ATGATAACTATTCCATATGTTGCCGCGTTGGCCACATACTTCAGCTACGGTTTGCTCTTCGTTTTCGGTCATATTAGAGACCTCTTCCGAAAAATCACCGACTGTTTCAGCTCTAACAACCTTCAG GGTTACGCTCCAATTTGCTTAGGAAACGAGGATTTCTATCAACGCAGGTTATATCAACGAATTCGG GACTGTTTTGAGCGTCCAATAGCAAGTGCTCCTGATGCTTGGTTTGATTTGGTTGAACGCTTCTCCAATGACAGTAACAAGACCCTAAA ACGAACCACAAGGATACGTAGATGCCTTAATTTAGGGTCATACAGCTACCTTGGCTTTGCCGCACCAGATGAATACTGCACACCCCGGGTTATTGATTCATGGAACAAGTATTCTCCAAGCACCTGTAGTAGCCGGGTAGATGGAG GCACTACTGTATTGCATAAAGAATTGGAGAAGCATGTTGCAAACTTTCTTGGGAAGCAAGATGCGATAGTTTTTGGCATGGGATATGTATCAAACTCTGCTATCCTTCCAGTCTTGATTGGGAAG GGAGGTTTGATTATCAGTGATTCTCTGAACCATTGCTCCCTTGTCAATGGTGCAAGAGGATCTGGAGCTACAATTCGTGTTTTTCAGCACAACA CACCCTCTCACTTGGAGGAAGTTTTGAGAGAGCAAATTTCTGAGGGACAACCAAGGACTCATAGACCCTGGAAGAAGataattgttattgttgaggGAATCTATAGCATGGAAGGGGACTTATGCAAACTTCCTGAGATTGTTGCAATCTGCAAAAAATATAAG gcatatatatatttggatgaGGCCCACAGCATTGGAGCCATAGGAAAAACAGGAAGAGGTGTTTGTGAGCTCTTAGGTGTGGATCCTGCCGATTTAGATATAATGATGGGAACTTTTACCAAGTCATTTGGATCATGTGGCGGCTACATTGCAGGATCCAAG GAGCTTATTCAATACTTGAAATACACTTGCCCTGCTCATCTGTATGCAACCTCAATGTCACCACCAGCTGCAGAACAAATAATATCTGCCATAAAGGTTATTCTTGGAGAGGATGGGACCAGTAGAG GTGCCCAAAAAATTGCTCGAGTACGGGAGAATAGCAACTTTTTCAGGTCGGAACTGCAGAAAATGGGTTTTGAGGTTCTTGGTGATAATGATTCGCCAGTAATGCCAATTATGCTTTACAATCCAGCAAAAATCCCTGCTTTTTCACGAGAGTGCCTCAAGCAGAAT GTGGCTGTCGTGGTAGTGTCATTTCCAGCAACCCCGCTGCTGTTGGCAAGAGCTCGTATATGCTTATCTGCTTCTCATACCAAGGAAGAGCTGCTCAAAGCCTTGGAG GTAATCAGTCAGGTTGGTGATCTGTTGGGCATAAAATACTTTGGTGCTGAACCAAAGAAGCATCAACAAGAGGAGAAGATGATGAAGTTGGAATGA